The genomic region CCATTGAGAGTGCTCAAGTCGGTGAAATCTACTGGTGTGCCAAGGGCCACTTCTGAGTTGGAGAAGTTGGCGGTGGCAGATGGGTTTAGAAATATGTTTCTAGTGATATCTTCTGGGCAGCCATTTTTAGTGGCTATCAACTCTATGTCGTGGTTTCCTCCGGTGAGGAAGGTGTGAGTTGTGTTTTGACCTGTGGCGGATTGTCCATCGTCAAAGTTCCATTCCCAGGTATCTGGAATCACAGAACCAGAGCTGACGATGGCATTTAATTCTGTTGGTGTATTATCGCATAGTCCCATATCGGTGAAGTCTACAGCGAAATCGGGAGTAACCGAAATACTTTGGCTGGTTACATCTTGGCAAAGCCACTCATCGGTGATGGTGAGCTGAATGTCTTGGTTTCCTGAACTTGTAAAACTATGAGTAGGACTTGTTAAACTATAATTACTTCCATCGCTCAATGTCCATTCGTAAGTCGTGATATTTCCTGCCGATTGACTTTCATCGCTAAAAGTGACCTCCTCAAATTGGCAGTAGGGGCCGCCGGGTGTAAAGTCGGCTATAGGAAGGGGGTTAATCGCTATAGCTTGGCTACTGCTATTTACACAATTGTTTTCATCGCTTACTTGCAGACTGATGTTGTAGGTATTGGGAGAGGTGAATGTTACAGATGTGTTTTGA from Lentimicrobium sp. L6 harbors:
- a CDS encoding PKD domain-containing protein; translated protein: LEYDWILPGGTFADGQVAPHTFTSPGEYTISLIGDLNDCTAGLTKTIIVKELPTSSFTSDGLCLNDPVTLTDASFGDDLAITDWSWDFDNGNSSTDQNTSVTFTSPNTYNISLQVSDENNCVNSSSQAIAINPLPIADFTPGGPYCQFEEVTFSDESQSAGNITTYEWTLSDGSNYSLTSPTHSFTSSGNQDIQLTITDEWLCQDVTSQSISVTPDFAVDFTDMGLCDNTPTELNAIVSSGSVIPDTWEWNFDDGQSATGQNTTHTFLTGGNHDIELIATKNGCPEDITRNIFLNPSATANFSNSEVALGTPVDFTDLSTLNG